A DNA window from Arachis hypogaea cultivar Tifrunner chromosome 18, arahy.Tifrunner.gnm2.J5K5, whole genome shotgun sequence contains the following coding sequences:
- the LOC112771300 gene encoding calcium-dependent protein kinase 15 isoform X2 translates to MVCEQKIKSVYLFSLLQIGPLILMRLLLGGFHEENKQGIFDAILHGRIDFSSEAWPSISSSAKNLVKTLHADAKEWLSAVEVLSQRWLAMED, encoded by the exons ATGGTCTGCGAACAAAAGATAAAGAGCGTGTACTTGTTCTCGCTGCTACAAATAGGCCCTTtgatcttgatgaggctgttatTAGGAGGCTTCCATGAAG AAAATAAACAGGGTATATTTGATGCTATTCTTCATGGACGCATTGATTTCTCATCGGAAGCTTGGCCTTCCATATCGAGCAGTGCCAAAAATCTGGTCAAGACGTTACATGCTGACGCCAAGGAATGGCTTTCAGCAGTTGAAGTCCTTA GTCAGAGGTGGCTAGCTATGGAGGACTGA
- the LOC112771300 gene encoding calcium-dependent protein kinase 15 isoform X1, translating to MVCEQKIKSVYLFSLLQIGPLILMRLLLGGFHEENKQGIFDAILHGRIDFSSEAWPSISSSAKNLVKTLHADAKEWLSAVEVLNQLAVLYLQHKSLVLSLRSDLLEG from the exons ATGGTCTGCGAACAAAAGATAAAGAGCGTGTACTTGTTCTCGCTGCTACAAATAGGCCCTTtgatcttgatgaggctgttatTAGGAGGCTTCCATGAAG AAAATAAACAGGGTATATTTGATGCTATTCTTCATGGACGCATTGATTTCTCATCGGAAGCTTGGCCTTCCATATCGAGCAGTGCCAAAAATCTGGTCAAGACGTTACATGCTGACGCCAAGGAATGGCTTTCAGCAGTTGAAGTCCTTA ACCAGCTGGCTGTGTTATATCTTCAGCATAAATCTCTAGTCTTATCTTTGAGATCAGATTTGTTGGAAGGATAA
- the LOC140181191 gene encoding uncharacterized protein: protein MLHHTSRTTTASRLSSSSLVPVAIVVSAVKPVAAFLLAMKPAAPSSSSRTTAARDAAAASESVAVKQSHGQREDPQVREREPGRAAASPATAPSHRRRLRLNHRQIRRCRIFWLRLCRRRSLPLLEGLLSQPP, encoded by the exons ATGCTGCACCACACCTCGCGAACCACTACTGCGTCGCGTCTATCGTCGTCTTCGCTGGTTCCGGTCGCCATCGTCGTCTCTGCCGTGAAGCCCGTCGCCGCCTTCCTTCTCGCCATGAAGCCAGCGGCGCCATCGTCATCATCACGGACTACTGCTGCGCGTGACGCCGCCGCCGCCTCTGAGTCCGTCGCCGTCAAGCAGAGCCACGGGCAGAGAGAGGATCCccaggtgagagagagagaacctgGGAGGGCCGCGGCCAGTCCAGCCACCGCGCCCAGTCACCGGCGTCGTCTTCGTCTGAACCACCGCCAGATCCGCCGCTGCCGAATCTTCTGGCTGCGCCTCTGTCGTCGACGGAGCTTGCCGTTACTGGAG GGTTTGCTATCTCAGCCCCCTTGA